From one Ooceraea biroi isolate clonal line C1 chromosome 7, Obir_v5.4, whole genome shotgun sequence genomic stretch:
- the LOC105279691 gene encoding GPI ethanolamine phosphate transferase 2 isoform X3: MMTGTVPNFVDVILNFGSKPHNSDSLLLQARRQERRLVFYGDNTWLSLFPHAFERHEGTTSFFVTDFTEVDNNVTRHIEDELNRDDWSVMILHYLGLDHIGHVEGPFSTSIKPKLREMDEIIDRIARRVQYWNNDGIPALFVVCGDHGMKDSGGHGGSTPQETTVPLVMMGGTRCSHQENGESIEIEQLDIAATLSVVLGLPIPSTNLGSVFLDSIYDLPDAKRLFLLYYNSKQLFDYFRNLPHRESHSVSHEHVQQKYADTVKLHVTWLNGNENSSEMGVEGIVSSYNTILKQMKNALISSMVKYDFRSMIAAVFLLCQILIIVFFVQNFTCTVYRKMPFSFFKYFFLHLGLCYVYCHQNTTSFYSMDALDVLLLLLIISISSINIYFCTSSHLSLVEFTKGPKIRGVFQMGALLHVASFAGSSFVEEEHQTWHFLWASTVAYLLYHCYGKLLMYLRYCSDSRHSRHIQLCIKLLLLLVGHRVLRQLNSTGDKYAQLPDLAGWLKEDSTKVGMTLLLLTALVLLIWTAYECEDKGYRWQSLICNVAIALCIYLRHMANGAIMKIPNLHFSSSGILEVQTFWGITTLCLLSYSYRVISVLRRNKPRFASIMMFIIINIWVMISAILHQPYNVILLPIQIVASSTIDAALRENDLLDVSVFVHCWLGNVFYFYQGNSNSLASVDIAAGYVGLRSYVPFITGVYLIINTYSAPVLAYFLLVYYQLNTTDCVDVRRTSRTYVAWRLLTVTVYTFIVIVQRHHLFVWSVFSPKLLYEAMYTATTCCSVLLALIVITLQDALSNS, from the exons ATGATGACCGGCACAGTGCCGAATTTTGTGGATGTGATACTGAATTTCGGGAGCAAGCCTCACAACAGCGACAGCCTGCTGCTTCAGGCGAGGAGGCAGGAGCGTCGTTTGGTATTTTATGGCGACAACACTTGGCTCTCTCTGTTCCCCCATGCATTCGAGCGTCACGAAGGCACCACCTCATTTTTCGTTACAGATTTTACGGAA GTGGATAACAATGTAACTCGACATATAGAAGACGAGCTCAATCGTGATGATTGGTCCGTGATGATTCTCCATTACCTCGGACTCGACCATATCGGTCATGTTGAAGGCCCGTTCAGCACGTCGATCAAGCCGAAACTGCGAGAAATGGATGAGATCATCGACCGAATAGCCCGAAGAGTACAGTATTGG AACAACGATGGAATACCCGCACTCTTCGTCGTCTGCGGCGATCACGGGATGAAGGACTCAGGTGGCCACGGCGGGTCGACCCCACAAGAAACGACGGTGCCGTTGGTCATGATGGGAGGAACCCGGTGTTCTCATCAGGAAAACGGTGAATCGATCGAGATTGAACAGCTCGACATAGCAGCGACGCTGTCGGTCGTCCTCGGACTACCCATTCCTTCCACGAATCTCGGCTCTGTGTTCCTCGACAGTATCTACGATCTCCCTGACGCCAAGCGACTCTTCCTCCTCTATTACAACTCGAAGCAGCTGTTTGATTATTTCCGGAATCTCCCGCACCGCGAGTCACACAGTGTATCTCATGAAC ATGTACAACAAAAGTACGCGGATACTGTGAAGCTGCATGTCACTTGGTTGAACGGGAACGAGAACTCGAGCGAGATGGGTGTCGAGGGTATCGTCTCGTCTTACAATACAATCCTCAAACAAATGAAGAATGCCCTAATTAGCAGTATGGTCAAATACGACTTCCGTTCGATGATCGCTGCCGTGTTTCTCCTGTGTCAA ATTCTCATCATTGTGTTCTTTGTGCAAAATTTTACTTGCACTGTGTATAGAAAGATGCCGTTCTCTTTTTTCAAGTATTTCTTTCTGCATTTGGGATTATGTTACGTGTACTGCCATCAGAATACGACATCGTTCTATTCAATGGATGCACTTGATGTTTTACTGCTTCTACTTATCATCAGTATTTCGTCCATAAACATCTATTTTTGTACGAGCAGCCATTTGTCTCTGGTGGAG TTTACAAAAGGACCAAAAATACGCGGAGTATTCCAAATGGGCGCGTTATTACACGTAGCAAGCTTCGCCGGCAGCAGTTTCGTTGAGGAAGAGCATCAGACCTGGCATTTCCTCTGGGCCAGTACAGTCGCATACTTGCTCTATCATTGCTACGGAAAATTGCTCATGTATCTCCGATA TTGCAGTGATTCTAGGCATTCGCGCCACATTCAACTTTGTATTaagctgttgctgctgctagTAGGCCACCGAGTTCTGCGACAGCTGAACAGCACCGGCGATAAGTACGCTCAACTGCCTGACCTAGCTGGCTGGCTGAAAGAAGACAGCACCAAAGTGGGAATGACGCTTCTACTTTTAACTG CGCTCGTTCTTTTGATATGGACCGCGTATGAATGCGAGGATAAAGGATACAGGTGGCAATCGTTGATCTGCAACGTGGCCATTGCGCTGTGCATATATCTTCGTCATATGGCCAACGGTGCAATCATGAAAATTCCAAACTTGCATTTTTCATCGAG TGGAATACTCGAGGTGCAGACATTTTGGGGAATAACGACGTTATGCCTCCTAAGCTACAGCTATCGGGTGATATCGGTACTTAGACGCAACAAACCGCGTTTCGCCAGCATAATGATGTTCATCATCATCAATATCTGGGTGATGATCTCGGCGATTTTGCATCAGCCGTACAACGTGATCCTGTTGCCGATACAGATCGTCGCGAGCTCAACGATCGACGCTGCACTGCGAGAGAACGATTTACTCGATGTCAGCGTCTTTGTGCACTGCTGGTTAGGCAACGTATTCTACTTTTATCAG GGAAACTCCAATAGTCTCGCAAGTGTAGACATCGCAGCGGGATACGTTGGCCTGCGCTCCTATGTTCCCTTCATCACCGGTGTTTATCTGATCATCAACACCTATTCCGCGCCTGTGCTGGCTTACTTCCTGCTCGTTTACTATCAGTTGAACACGACAGATTG TGTAGACGTCAGACGCACGAGCAGGACTTACGTCGCATGGAGGCTGTTAACGGTGACCGTTTACACGTTCATCGTCATCGTGCAGCGTCATCATCTGTTCGTGTGGTCGGTGTTCTCGCCGAAATTGCTATACGAAGCGATGTACACCGCGACGACGTGCTGTAGCGTGTTATTAGCGTTGATCGTGATCACGTTGCAAGATGCACTAAGTAATTCCTAA
- the LOC105279691 gene encoding GPI ethanolamine phosphate transferase 2 isoform X2 encodes MLTNNLLLFYVLLVTPISITLFLYGFFPIAHYGNAIATQLDIPQHVGNVSVKTNLLYKPMVTRLIIMVIDALRWDFVAGPVGKEAMPVTSSLLINSSGCLIKAKLQSPTVTMPRIKAMMTGTVPNFVDVILNFGSKPHNSDSLLLQARRQERRLVFYGDNTWLSLFPHAFERHEGTTSFFVTDFTEVDNNVTRHIEDELNRDDWSVMILHYLGLDHIGHVEGPFSTSIKPKLREMDEIIDRIARRVQYWNNDGIPALFVVCGDHGMKDSGGHGGSTPQETTVPLVMMGGTRCSHQENGESIEIEQLDIAATLSVVLGLPIPSTNLGSVFLDSIYDLPDAKRLFLLYYNSKQLFDYFRNLPHRESHSVSHEHVQQKYADTVKLHVTWLNGNENSSEMGVEGIVSSYNTILKQMKNALISSMVKYDFRSMIAAVFLLCQILIIVFFVQNFTCTVYRKMPFSFFKYFFLHLGLCYVYCHQNTTSFYSMDALDVLLLLLIISISSINIYFCTSSHLSLVEFTKGPKIRGVFQMGALLHVASFAGSSFVEEEHQTWHFLWASTVAYLLYHCYGKLLMYLRYCSDSRHSRHIQLCIKLLLLLVGHRVLRQLNSTGDKYAQLPDLAGWLKEDSTKVGMTLLLLTALVLLIWTAYECEDKGYRWQSLICNVAIALCIYLRHMANGAIMKIPNLHFSSSGILEVQTFWGITTLCLLSYSYRVISVLRRNKPRFASIMMFIIINIWVMISAILHQPYNVILLPIQIVASSTIDAALRENDLLDVSVFVHCWLGNVFYFYQGNSNSLASVDIAAGYVGLRSYVPFITGVYLIINTYSAPVLAYFLLVYYQLNTTD; translated from the exons atgcttacaaacaatttattactattttatgtgTTATTAGTCACACCGATTTCTATCACTTTGTTCTTGTATGGTTTCTTTCCAATTGCTCATTATGGCAATGCGATTGCCACACAACTGGACATTCCACAGCATGTTGGTAACGTGAG CGTAAAAACAAATCTCCTGTACAAGCCAATGGTGACGAGGCTAATCATCATGGTGATTGATGCACTGAGATGGGACTTTGTCGCAGGTCCAGTGGGAAAAGAAGCCATGCCAGTGACGAGCAGCCTACTAATAAATTCTTCCGGCTGCTTGATAAAAGCCAAATTGCAATCACCCACAGTAACCATGCCTAGAATAAAG GCGATGATGACCGGCACAGTGCCGAATTTTGTGGATGTGATACTGAATTTCGGGAGCAAGCCTCACAACAGCGACAGCCTGCTGCTTCAGGCGAGGAGGCAGGAGCGTCGTTTGGTATTTTATGGCGACAACACTTGGCTCTCTCTGTTCCCCCATGCATTCGAGCGTCACGAAGGCACCACCTCATTTTTCGTTACAGATTTTACGGAA GTGGATAACAATGTAACTCGACATATAGAAGACGAGCTCAATCGTGATGATTGGTCCGTGATGATTCTCCATTACCTCGGACTCGACCATATCGGTCATGTTGAAGGCCCGTTCAGCACGTCGATCAAGCCGAAACTGCGAGAAATGGATGAGATCATCGACCGAATAGCCCGAAGAGTACAGTATTGG AACAACGATGGAATACCCGCACTCTTCGTCGTCTGCGGCGATCACGGGATGAAGGACTCAGGTGGCCACGGCGGGTCGACCCCACAAGAAACGACGGTGCCGTTGGTCATGATGGGAGGAACCCGGTGTTCTCATCAGGAAAACGGTGAATCGATCGAGATTGAACAGCTCGACATAGCAGCGACGCTGTCGGTCGTCCTCGGACTACCCATTCCTTCCACGAATCTCGGCTCTGTGTTCCTCGACAGTATCTACGATCTCCCTGACGCCAAGCGACTCTTCCTCCTCTATTACAACTCGAAGCAGCTGTTTGATTATTTCCGGAATCTCCCGCACCGCGAGTCACACAGTGTATCTCATGAAC ATGTACAACAAAAGTACGCGGATACTGTGAAGCTGCATGTCACTTGGTTGAACGGGAACGAGAACTCGAGCGAGATGGGTGTCGAGGGTATCGTCTCGTCTTACAATACAATCCTCAAACAAATGAAGAATGCCCTAATTAGCAGTATGGTCAAATACGACTTCCGTTCGATGATCGCTGCCGTGTTTCTCCTGTGTCAA ATTCTCATCATTGTGTTCTTTGTGCAAAATTTTACTTGCACTGTGTATAGAAAGATGCCGTTCTCTTTTTTCAAGTATTTCTTTCTGCATTTGGGATTATGTTACGTGTACTGCCATCAGAATACGACATCGTTCTATTCAATGGATGCACTTGATGTTTTACTGCTTCTACTTATCATCAGTATTTCGTCCATAAACATCTATTTTTGTACGAGCAGCCATTTGTCTCTGGTGGAG TTTACAAAAGGACCAAAAATACGCGGAGTATTCCAAATGGGCGCGTTATTACACGTAGCAAGCTTCGCCGGCAGCAGTTTCGTTGAGGAAGAGCATCAGACCTGGCATTTCCTCTGGGCCAGTACAGTCGCATACTTGCTCTATCATTGCTACGGAAAATTGCTCATGTATCTCCGATA TTGCAGTGATTCTAGGCATTCGCGCCACATTCAACTTTGTATTaagctgttgctgctgctagTAGGCCACCGAGTTCTGCGACAGCTGAACAGCACCGGCGATAAGTACGCTCAACTGCCTGACCTAGCTGGCTGGCTGAAAGAAGACAGCACCAAAGTGGGAATGACGCTTCTACTTTTAACTG CGCTCGTTCTTTTGATATGGACCGCGTATGAATGCGAGGATAAAGGATACAGGTGGCAATCGTTGATCTGCAACGTGGCCATTGCGCTGTGCATATATCTTCGTCATATGGCCAACGGTGCAATCATGAAAATTCCAAACTTGCATTTTTCATCGAG TGGAATACTCGAGGTGCAGACATTTTGGGGAATAACGACGTTATGCCTCCTAAGCTACAGCTATCGGGTGATATCGGTACTTAGACGCAACAAACCGCGTTTCGCCAGCATAATGATGTTCATCATCATCAATATCTGGGTGATGATCTCGGCGATTTTGCATCAGCCGTACAACGTGATCCTGTTGCCGATACAGATCGTCGCGAGCTCAACGATCGACGCTGCACTGCGAGAGAACGATTTACTCGATGTCAGCGTCTTTGTGCACTGCTGGTTAGGCAACGTATTCTACTTTTATCAG GGAAACTCCAATAGTCTCGCAAGTGTAGACATCGCAGCGGGATACGTTGGCCTGCGCTCCTATGTTCCCTTCATCACCGGTGTTTATCTGATCATCAACACCTATTCCGCGCCTGTGCTGGCTTACTTCCTGCTCGTTTACTATCAGTTGAACACGACAGATTG A
- the LOC105279691 gene encoding GPI ethanolamine phosphate transferase 2 isoform X1, with product MLTNNLLLFYVLLVTPISITLFLYGFFPIAHYGNAIATQLDIPQHVGNVSVKTNLLYKPMVTRLIIMVIDALRWDFVAGPVGKEAMPVTSSLLINSSGCLIKAKLQSPTVTMPRIKAMMTGTVPNFVDVILNFGSKPHNSDSLLLQARRQERRLVFYGDNTWLSLFPHAFERHEGTTSFFVTDFTEVDNNVTRHIEDELNRDDWSVMILHYLGLDHIGHVEGPFSTSIKPKLREMDEIIDRIARRVQYWNNDGIPALFVVCGDHGMKDSGGHGGSTPQETTVPLVMMGGTRCSHQENGESIEIEQLDIAATLSVVLGLPIPSTNLGSVFLDSIYDLPDAKRLFLLYYNSKQLFDYFRNLPHRESHSVSHEHVQQKYADTVKLHVTWLNGNENSSEMGVEGIVSSYNTILKQMKNALISSMVKYDFRSMIAAVFLLCQILIIVFFVQNFTCTVYRKMPFSFFKYFFLHLGLCYVYCHQNTTSFYSMDALDVLLLLLIISISSINIYFCTSSHLSLVEFTKGPKIRGVFQMGALLHVASFAGSSFVEEEHQTWHFLWASTVAYLLYHCYGKLLMYLRYCSDSRHSRHIQLCIKLLLLLVGHRVLRQLNSTGDKYAQLPDLAGWLKEDSTKVGMTLLLLTALVLLIWTAYECEDKGYRWQSLICNVAIALCIYLRHMANGAIMKIPNLHFSSSGILEVQTFWGITTLCLLSYSYRVISVLRRNKPRFASIMMFIIINIWVMISAILHQPYNVILLPIQIVASSTIDAALRENDLLDVSVFVHCWLGNVFYFYQGNSNSLASVDIAAGYVGLRSYVPFITGVYLIINTYSAPVLAYFLLVYYQLNTTDCVDVRRTSRTYVAWRLLTVTVYTFIVIVQRHHLFVWSVFSPKLLYEAMYTATTCCSVLLALIVITLQDALSNS from the exons atgcttacaaacaatttattactattttatgtgTTATTAGTCACACCGATTTCTATCACTTTGTTCTTGTATGGTTTCTTTCCAATTGCTCATTATGGCAATGCGATTGCCACACAACTGGACATTCCACAGCATGTTGGTAACGTGAG CGTAAAAACAAATCTCCTGTACAAGCCAATGGTGACGAGGCTAATCATCATGGTGATTGATGCACTGAGATGGGACTTTGTCGCAGGTCCAGTGGGAAAAGAAGCCATGCCAGTGACGAGCAGCCTACTAATAAATTCTTCCGGCTGCTTGATAAAAGCCAAATTGCAATCACCCACAGTAACCATGCCTAGAATAAAG GCGATGATGACCGGCACAGTGCCGAATTTTGTGGATGTGATACTGAATTTCGGGAGCAAGCCTCACAACAGCGACAGCCTGCTGCTTCAGGCGAGGAGGCAGGAGCGTCGTTTGGTATTTTATGGCGACAACACTTGGCTCTCTCTGTTCCCCCATGCATTCGAGCGTCACGAAGGCACCACCTCATTTTTCGTTACAGATTTTACGGAA GTGGATAACAATGTAACTCGACATATAGAAGACGAGCTCAATCGTGATGATTGGTCCGTGATGATTCTCCATTACCTCGGACTCGACCATATCGGTCATGTTGAAGGCCCGTTCAGCACGTCGATCAAGCCGAAACTGCGAGAAATGGATGAGATCATCGACCGAATAGCCCGAAGAGTACAGTATTGG AACAACGATGGAATACCCGCACTCTTCGTCGTCTGCGGCGATCACGGGATGAAGGACTCAGGTGGCCACGGCGGGTCGACCCCACAAGAAACGACGGTGCCGTTGGTCATGATGGGAGGAACCCGGTGTTCTCATCAGGAAAACGGTGAATCGATCGAGATTGAACAGCTCGACATAGCAGCGACGCTGTCGGTCGTCCTCGGACTACCCATTCCTTCCACGAATCTCGGCTCTGTGTTCCTCGACAGTATCTACGATCTCCCTGACGCCAAGCGACTCTTCCTCCTCTATTACAACTCGAAGCAGCTGTTTGATTATTTCCGGAATCTCCCGCACCGCGAGTCACACAGTGTATCTCATGAAC ATGTACAACAAAAGTACGCGGATACTGTGAAGCTGCATGTCACTTGGTTGAACGGGAACGAGAACTCGAGCGAGATGGGTGTCGAGGGTATCGTCTCGTCTTACAATACAATCCTCAAACAAATGAAGAATGCCCTAATTAGCAGTATGGTCAAATACGACTTCCGTTCGATGATCGCTGCCGTGTTTCTCCTGTGTCAA ATTCTCATCATTGTGTTCTTTGTGCAAAATTTTACTTGCACTGTGTATAGAAAGATGCCGTTCTCTTTTTTCAAGTATTTCTTTCTGCATTTGGGATTATGTTACGTGTACTGCCATCAGAATACGACATCGTTCTATTCAATGGATGCACTTGATGTTTTACTGCTTCTACTTATCATCAGTATTTCGTCCATAAACATCTATTTTTGTACGAGCAGCCATTTGTCTCTGGTGGAG TTTACAAAAGGACCAAAAATACGCGGAGTATTCCAAATGGGCGCGTTATTACACGTAGCAAGCTTCGCCGGCAGCAGTTTCGTTGAGGAAGAGCATCAGACCTGGCATTTCCTCTGGGCCAGTACAGTCGCATACTTGCTCTATCATTGCTACGGAAAATTGCTCATGTATCTCCGATA TTGCAGTGATTCTAGGCATTCGCGCCACATTCAACTTTGTATTaagctgttgctgctgctagTAGGCCACCGAGTTCTGCGACAGCTGAACAGCACCGGCGATAAGTACGCTCAACTGCCTGACCTAGCTGGCTGGCTGAAAGAAGACAGCACCAAAGTGGGAATGACGCTTCTACTTTTAACTG CGCTCGTTCTTTTGATATGGACCGCGTATGAATGCGAGGATAAAGGATACAGGTGGCAATCGTTGATCTGCAACGTGGCCATTGCGCTGTGCATATATCTTCGTCATATGGCCAACGGTGCAATCATGAAAATTCCAAACTTGCATTTTTCATCGAG TGGAATACTCGAGGTGCAGACATTTTGGGGAATAACGACGTTATGCCTCCTAAGCTACAGCTATCGGGTGATATCGGTACTTAGACGCAACAAACCGCGTTTCGCCAGCATAATGATGTTCATCATCATCAATATCTGGGTGATGATCTCGGCGATTTTGCATCAGCCGTACAACGTGATCCTGTTGCCGATACAGATCGTCGCGAGCTCAACGATCGACGCTGCACTGCGAGAGAACGATTTACTCGATGTCAGCGTCTTTGTGCACTGCTGGTTAGGCAACGTATTCTACTTTTATCAG GGAAACTCCAATAGTCTCGCAAGTGTAGACATCGCAGCGGGATACGTTGGCCTGCGCTCCTATGTTCCCTTCATCACCGGTGTTTATCTGATCATCAACACCTATTCCGCGCCTGTGCTGGCTTACTTCCTGCTCGTTTACTATCAGTTGAACACGACAGATTG TGTAGACGTCAGACGCACGAGCAGGACTTACGTCGCATGGAGGCTGTTAACGGTGACCGTTTACACGTTCATCGTCATCGTGCAGCGTCATCATCTGTTCGTGTGGTCGGTGTTCTCGCCGAAATTGCTATACGAAGCGATGTACACCGCGACGACGTGCTGTAGCGTGTTATTAGCGTTGATCGTGATCACGTTGCAAGATGCACTAAGTAATTCCTAA
- the LOC105279691 gene encoding GPI ethanolamine phosphate transferase 2 isoform X4 produces the protein MLTNNLLLFYVLLVTPISITLFLYGFFPIAHYGNAIATQLDIPQHVGNVSVKTNLLYKPMVTRLIIMVIDALRWDFVAGPVGKEAMPVTSSLLINSSGCLIKAKLQSPTVTMPRIKAMMTGTVPNFVDVILNFGSKPHNSDSLLLQARRQERRLVFYGDNTWLSLFPHAFERHEGTTSFFVTDFTEVDNNVTRHIEDELNRDDWSVMILHYLGLDHIGHVEGPFSTSIKPKLREMDEIIDRIARRVQYWNNDGIPALFVVCGDHGMKDSGGHGGSTPQETTVPLVMMGGTRCSHQENGESIEIEQLDIAATLSVVLGLPIPSTNLGSVFLDSIYDLPDAKRLFLLYYNSKQLFDYFRNLPHRESHSVSHEHVQQKYADTVKLHVTWLNGNENSSEMGVEGIVSSYNTILKQMKNALISSMVKYDFRSMIAAVFLLCQILIIVFFVQNFTCTVYRKMPFSFFKYFFLHLGLCYVYCHQNTTSFYSMDALDVLLLLLIISISSINIYFCTSSHLSLVEFTKGPKIRGVFQMGALLHVASFAGSSFVEEEHQTWHFLWASTVAYLLYHCYGKLLMYLRYDSRHSRHIQLCIKLLLLLVGHRVLRQLNSTGDKYAQLPDLAGWLKEDSTKVGMTLLLLTALVLLIWTAYECEDKGYRWQSLICNVAIALCIYLRHMANGAIMKIPNLHFSSSGILEVQTFWGITTLCLLSYSYRVISVLRRNKPRFASIMMFIIINIWVMISAILHQPYNVILLPIQIVASSTIDAALRENDLLDVSVFVHCWLGNVFYFYQGNSNSLASVDIAAGYVGLRSYVPFITGVYLIINTYSAPVLAYFLLVYYQLNTTDCVDVRRTSRTYVAWRLLTVTVYTFIVIVQRHHLFVWSVFSPKLLYEAMYTATTCCSVLLALIVITLQDALSNS, from the exons atgcttacaaacaatttattactattttatgtgTTATTAGTCACACCGATTTCTATCACTTTGTTCTTGTATGGTTTCTTTCCAATTGCTCATTATGGCAATGCGATTGCCACACAACTGGACATTCCACAGCATGTTGGTAACGTGAG CGTAAAAACAAATCTCCTGTACAAGCCAATGGTGACGAGGCTAATCATCATGGTGATTGATGCACTGAGATGGGACTTTGTCGCAGGTCCAGTGGGAAAAGAAGCCATGCCAGTGACGAGCAGCCTACTAATAAATTCTTCCGGCTGCTTGATAAAAGCCAAATTGCAATCACCCACAGTAACCATGCCTAGAATAAAG GCGATGATGACCGGCACAGTGCCGAATTTTGTGGATGTGATACTGAATTTCGGGAGCAAGCCTCACAACAGCGACAGCCTGCTGCTTCAGGCGAGGAGGCAGGAGCGTCGTTTGGTATTTTATGGCGACAACACTTGGCTCTCTCTGTTCCCCCATGCATTCGAGCGTCACGAAGGCACCACCTCATTTTTCGTTACAGATTTTACGGAA GTGGATAACAATGTAACTCGACATATAGAAGACGAGCTCAATCGTGATGATTGGTCCGTGATGATTCTCCATTACCTCGGACTCGACCATATCGGTCATGTTGAAGGCCCGTTCAGCACGTCGATCAAGCCGAAACTGCGAGAAATGGATGAGATCATCGACCGAATAGCCCGAAGAGTACAGTATTGG AACAACGATGGAATACCCGCACTCTTCGTCGTCTGCGGCGATCACGGGATGAAGGACTCAGGTGGCCACGGCGGGTCGACCCCACAAGAAACGACGGTGCCGTTGGTCATGATGGGAGGAACCCGGTGTTCTCATCAGGAAAACGGTGAATCGATCGAGATTGAACAGCTCGACATAGCAGCGACGCTGTCGGTCGTCCTCGGACTACCCATTCCTTCCACGAATCTCGGCTCTGTGTTCCTCGACAGTATCTACGATCTCCCTGACGCCAAGCGACTCTTCCTCCTCTATTACAACTCGAAGCAGCTGTTTGATTATTTCCGGAATCTCCCGCACCGCGAGTCACACAGTGTATCTCATGAAC ATGTACAACAAAAGTACGCGGATACTGTGAAGCTGCATGTCACTTGGTTGAACGGGAACGAGAACTCGAGCGAGATGGGTGTCGAGGGTATCGTCTCGTCTTACAATACAATCCTCAAACAAATGAAGAATGCCCTAATTAGCAGTATGGTCAAATACGACTTCCGTTCGATGATCGCTGCCGTGTTTCTCCTGTGTCAA ATTCTCATCATTGTGTTCTTTGTGCAAAATTTTACTTGCACTGTGTATAGAAAGATGCCGTTCTCTTTTTTCAAGTATTTCTTTCTGCATTTGGGATTATGTTACGTGTACTGCCATCAGAATACGACATCGTTCTATTCAATGGATGCACTTGATGTTTTACTGCTTCTACTTATCATCAGTATTTCGTCCATAAACATCTATTTTTGTACGAGCAGCCATTTGTCTCTGGTGGAG TTTACAAAAGGACCAAAAATACGCGGAGTATTCCAAATGGGCGCGTTATTACACGTAGCAAGCTTCGCCGGCAGCAGTTTCGTTGAGGAAGAGCATCAGACCTGGCATTTCCTCTGGGCCAGTACAGTCGCATACTTGCTCTATCATTGCTACGGAAAATTGCTCATGTATCTCCGATA TGATTCTAGGCATTCGCGCCACATTCAACTTTGTATTaagctgttgctgctgctagTAGGCCACCGAGTTCTGCGACAGCTGAACAGCACCGGCGATAAGTACGCTCAACTGCCTGACCTAGCTGGCTGGCTGAAAGAAGACAGCACCAAAGTGGGAATGACGCTTCTACTTTTAACTG CGCTCGTTCTTTTGATATGGACCGCGTATGAATGCGAGGATAAAGGATACAGGTGGCAATCGTTGATCTGCAACGTGGCCATTGCGCTGTGCATATATCTTCGTCATATGGCCAACGGTGCAATCATGAAAATTCCAAACTTGCATTTTTCATCGAG TGGAATACTCGAGGTGCAGACATTTTGGGGAATAACGACGTTATGCCTCCTAAGCTACAGCTATCGGGTGATATCGGTACTTAGACGCAACAAACCGCGTTTCGCCAGCATAATGATGTTCATCATCATCAATATCTGGGTGATGATCTCGGCGATTTTGCATCAGCCGTACAACGTGATCCTGTTGCCGATACAGATCGTCGCGAGCTCAACGATCGACGCTGCACTGCGAGAGAACGATTTACTCGATGTCAGCGTCTTTGTGCACTGCTGGTTAGGCAACGTATTCTACTTTTATCAG GGAAACTCCAATAGTCTCGCAAGTGTAGACATCGCAGCGGGATACGTTGGCCTGCGCTCCTATGTTCCCTTCATCACCGGTGTTTATCTGATCATCAACACCTATTCCGCGCCTGTGCTGGCTTACTTCCTGCTCGTTTACTATCAGTTGAACACGACAGATTG TGTAGACGTCAGACGCACGAGCAGGACTTACGTCGCATGGAGGCTGTTAACGGTGACCGTTTACACGTTCATCGTCATCGTGCAGCGTCATCATCTGTTCGTGTGGTCGGTGTTCTCGCCGAAATTGCTATACGAAGCGATGTACACCGCGACGACGTGCTGTAGCGTGTTATTAGCGTTGATCGTGATCACGTTGCAAGATGCACTAAGTAATTCCTAA